The Rhodocytophaga rosea genome has a segment encoding these proteins:
- a CDS encoding ThuA domain-containing protein has translation MHPSKIKLLTKSLYIPLLAFLVAVGFSSCHKEEKGDPRILVFSKTTGFRHASIEAGAAALMKLGTENGFKVDTTEDASKFTEANLKQYSAVVFLNTTQDVLDYVQQSNFERYIQAGGGFVGVHSATDTEYNWPWYNKLVGAYFDSHPEQQEAVIHVADQNHPSTEGLPKDWKRFDEWYNFKSLNPDVKVLAWLDEKTYKGGKNGDKHPFAWYHDYDGGRAFYTAGGHTDESYKDAQFLKHLLGGLKYAMGGSKPVNFTLAKTESVPEQNRFVKTELAFKLDEPMELAVTSDDRVFFVERKGKVKMYDPKTGQTSVVGDIPVNTKYNGGKEAEDGLLGITLDPGFDRNRQIYLFYSPVGSVPKQNISRFTLTKDNKVNLASEQLIIAIPTQRDECCHSGGSLAFDRDGNLFISAGDNTNPFASDGYSPVDERPGRSAWDAQKSSANMNDLRGKILRIHPEKNGGYTVPDGNLFPKDGSKGKPEIYAMGMRNPYRIAIDHKQYYLYWGDVGPDAGKDSLQGPRGHDEVNQARKPGFFGWPYFVGDNKAYNKVNFAANQIGAPHDPKAPKNTSPNNTGLQDLPPAQKAFIFYPYAESAEFPEVGKGGRSAMAGPTYYYDDFSADSQVKFPKYYDGKLLIYEWMRGWIQAVTLKDNGDFDHMEPVASHIKMEKPSDMEFGKDGTLYIIEYGTNWFAANDDAKLIKIQYVQGNRAPVVLAKADNNVGAAPLKVKFSSEGTHDLDGDQLSYDWRFIDQRINSNDPNPEFTFEKPGVYNATLTVTDAKGKSTVSTIEVKAGNSMPIIAVNTGGNSTFFWDNAPVNYTVDVTDKEDGSMKAGNIDASRIKVYLDYLPQGQDMVQVLGHQTKDAETEPASTHPGLELINKSDCKACHSIDKKSIGPAYRDVAKKYKEDKSAADRLARKVISGGNGVWGENMMSAHPQLSLDVTKEMVSYILTLADEKQAKESIEPVGSFTANQHQGKGEEGSYVISAYYTDKGSKEVGPLMSRGMLILRHPKVQAESYDEARAAQKTKFGDEFLVTGMTNNSYISFKNMDLTDVSKLTFSYNAMKITGTVEVRLDKPEGNVVASASVSPSAEMKWYEMAAPVNATSGKHTLYVVFKAEGNQPGGSFNLNWIYFHNGQTPAKSQTISMK, from the coding sequence ATGCACCCTTCAAAAATAAAGTTACTTACAAAAAGCCTTTATATACCTTTACTGGCGTTTTTAGTGGCTGTAGGCTTTTCTTCCTGCCATAAGGAAGAGAAAGGAGATCCCAGAATTCTGGTTTTCTCCAAAACTACAGGTTTCAGGCATGCTTCCATTGAAGCTGGTGCGGCTGCACTCATGAAACTGGGTACAGAAAATGGCTTTAAAGTGGATACCACCGAAGATGCCTCCAAATTTACTGAAGCCAACCTTAAACAATATAGTGCGGTAGTATTTCTGAATACTACCCAGGATGTACTGGATTATGTGCAGCAATCTAATTTTGAGCGCTATATTCAGGCTGGAGGTGGCTTTGTAGGCGTTCACTCCGCTACTGATACCGAATACAACTGGCCCTGGTATAATAAACTAGTAGGCGCTTATTTTGATAGCCATCCAGAGCAGCAGGAAGCAGTTATTCATGTGGCTGATCAAAATCATCCGTCTACCGAAGGTTTACCCAAAGACTGGAAACGTTTTGATGAATGGTATAATTTCAAATCTCTGAATCCGGATGTAAAAGTACTCGCCTGGCTGGATGAAAAAACATATAAAGGCGGAAAGAATGGCGATAAACATCCTTTTGCCTGGTATCATGACTATGATGGCGGACGTGCTTTCTATACGGCTGGCGGCCATACGGACGAGAGCTATAAAGATGCTCAGTTTCTCAAACATCTCCTGGGCGGGCTCAAATATGCAATGGGGGGAAGCAAGCCGGTAAACTTCACCTTGGCTAAAACGGAAAGTGTACCAGAACAAAACCGCTTTGTTAAAACCGAACTGGCTTTTAAACTGGATGAACCTATGGAACTGGCTGTAACCAGCGATGACAGGGTATTTTTTGTGGAAAGAAAAGGCAAAGTTAAAATGTATGATCCCAAAACCGGTCAAACTTCTGTAGTCGGAGACATTCCGGTAAATACCAAATACAACGGGGGCAAAGAGGCCGAGGATGGATTGCTGGGTATTACTTTAGATCCCGGCTTCGACCGTAATCGTCAGATCTATTTGTTCTATTCTCCGGTTGGCAGTGTGCCTAAACAAAATATCTCCAGATTTACGCTTACCAAAGACAATAAAGTGAATCTGGCTTCTGAACAATTAATCATCGCCATTCCTACCCAGCGGGATGAATGCTGCCACTCAGGTGGGTCACTTGCTTTTGATAGAGATGGAAATCTGTTTATATCCGCTGGTGATAATACCAATCCTTTCGCATCGGATGGATATTCTCCGGTAGACGAACGTCCGGGTAGAAGTGCCTGGGATGCTCAGAAATCTTCTGCCAATATGAATGACCTACGGGGTAAAATCCTGCGGATTCATCCGGAAAAAAATGGCGGATATACTGTTCCGGATGGCAATTTGTTTCCGAAAGATGGTTCTAAAGGGAAACCAGAAATTTATGCGATGGGTATGCGTAACCCCTATCGTATCGCCATTGACCATAAGCAGTATTACTTATATTGGGGTGATGTAGGTCCGGATGCGGGCAAAGACAGTCTGCAAGGTCCTCGTGGGCATGATGAAGTAAACCAGGCACGTAAACCCGGATTTTTCGGATGGCCGTATTTTGTAGGGGATAATAAAGCATATAATAAGGTTAATTTTGCTGCAAACCAGATTGGGGCACCGCATGACCCGAAAGCACCTAAAAATACTTCTCCTAATAACACTGGTTTGCAGGATCTGCCTCCGGCACAAAAAGCCTTTATCTTTTACCCCTATGCCGAATCAGCCGAGTTTCCGGAAGTAGGCAAAGGCGGACGTTCAGCTATGGCTGGTCCTACCTATTATTACGATGATTTCAGTGCTGATTCCCAGGTGAAATTCCCCAAATATTATGATGGCAAACTGCTGATTTATGAATGGATGAGAGGATGGATACAGGCAGTTACCTTGAAAGACAACGGCGATTTTGACCATATGGAGCCAGTAGCTTCACATATCAAAATGGAGAAACCCAGTGATATGGAATTTGGCAAAGACGGAACTTTATATATAATTGAATATGGAACCAACTGGTTTGCGGCCAATGATGATGCTAAACTGATAAAAATTCAATATGTACAAGGGAACCGGGCACCTGTAGTTTTGGCTAAGGCTGATAATAACGTAGGCGCTGCTCCCTTGAAGGTAAAATTTTCCAGTGAAGGTACCCACGATCTGGATGGAGATCAATTATCCTACGACTGGCGTTTTATCGATCAGCGGATTAATTCGAATGATCCTAACCCTGAATTCACGTTTGAAAAGCCTGGTGTGTATAATGCAACGCTTACGGTAACCGATGCCAAAGGCAAAAGCACTGTTTCTACCATTGAAGTAAAAGCTGGCAATAGTATGCCAATTATTGCCGTAAATACTGGTGGTAACTCTACTTTCTTCTGGGACAATGCGCCCGTGAATTATACCGTAGATGTAACCGATAAAGAAGATGGCAGCATGAAAGCTGGTAATATTGATGCTTCCCGTATTAAAGTATACCTTGATTACCTGCCACAGGGCCAGGATATGGTTCAGGTATTGGGCCATCAGACCAAAGATGCAGAAACAGAACCTGCCAGTACACATCCCGGCCTGGAACTGATCAATAAGAGCGATTGTAAAGCATGCCATTCTATTGATAAGAAATCTATTGGACCGGCTTACCGGGATGTAGCAAAAAAATACAAAGAAGATAAGAGTGCAGCAGACCGTCTGGCCAGGAAGGTAATTAGTGGAGGAAATGGCGTATGGGGCGAAAATATGATGAGTGCCCACCCACAATTATCTCTGGATGTTACCAAAGAAATGGTAAGCTATATCCTTACGCTGGCTGATGAGAAGCAAGCCAAAGAGAGTATTGAGCCGGTAGGTTCTTTTACAGCTAACCAGCATCAGGGCAAAGGCGAAGAAGGTTCTTATGTAATTTCAGCCTATTATACCGACAAAGGCAGCAAAGAAGTAGGTCCGCTGATGAGCCGGGGAATGTTGATTCTGCGCCATCCTAAGGTGCAGGCTGAAAGCTACGATGAAGCCAGAGCTGCCCAGAAAACCAAATTCGGAGATGAGTTTCTGGTTACCGGTATGACAAACAACTCTTATATTTCCTTCAAAAACATGGATCTGACAGATGTAAGCAAACTTACCTTCAGCTATAATGCCATGAAGATCACAGGAACAGTGGAAGTGCGCCTGGATAAACCGGAAGGAAATGTAGTTGCAAGCGCTAGTGTTTCGCCAAGTGCCGAAATGAAATGGTACGAAATGGCTGCTCCTGTAAATGCTACCAGTGGAAAACATACTCTCTATGTAGTATTTAAAGCAGAGGGTAATCAGCCAGGCGGAAGCTTTAACCTGAACTGGATTTATTTCCACAATGGTCAAACCCCTGCCAAAAGCCAGACAATATCCATGAAGTAG